One window of Dehalobacterium formicoaceticum genomic DNA carries:
- the speB gene encoding agmatinase yields MHERKFHTFIGCDGTYVESKIVLFGAPFDSTTSYRPGARFASAAIRNESYSIETYSPYLDRDLTDLKIYDGGDLELAFGNPEKALTVIENYTAQVLHDNKLPLMIGGEHLVTLGGVRAVLQKYPQLHILHFDAHTDLRSDYLGEKLSHATVMRRCWDLVGDGRIFQFGIRSGDREEFSWAQDHVFMEKFTLNQVDHVVEKVKDQPVYLTLDLDVLDPAVLPGTGTPEAGGVGFLDLLKVFTQVKGLNLVGVDMNELCPVYDPSGASTLLACKLLRELLLTLDQ; encoded by the coding sequence ATGCATGAGAGAAAGTTCCATACCTTTATCGGTTGTGACGGCACCTATGTGGAGAGTAAGATTGTTCTTTTCGGCGCTCCCTTTGACAGCACCACCTCTTATCGCCCCGGCGCACGTTTTGCCAGTGCTGCGATACGCAATGAAAGCTACAGCATTGAAACCTACAGTCCTTATTTGGATCGGGATCTCACGGATCTGAAAATTTATGACGGAGGTGACCTGGAGCTTGCCTTCGGAAACCCGGAGAAAGCCCTGACTGTCATTGAAAATTATACCGCCCAAGTGCTTCATGATAATAAGCTGCCTCTGATGATCGGCGGAGAACATTTAGTAACCTTGGGAGGGGTGCGGGCGGTCTTACAAAAATATCCTCAGCTGCATATTCTCCATTTTGATGCCCACACAGATCTAAGATCGGACTATTTAGGGGAAAAGCTTTCCCATGCTACCGTGATGCGTCGTTGCTGGGACCTGGTGGGGGACGGGCGAATCTTTCAATTCGGGATCAGAAGCGGTGATAGGGAGGAGTTTTCCTGGGCACAGGACCATGTTTTCATGGAAAAGTTCACCTTGAACCAGGTGGATCATGTAGTAGAAAAAGTAAAGGATCAGCCGGTTTACCTGACCTTGGATTTGGATGTTTTAGACCCTGCCGTTTTACCCGGCACCGGTACTCCGGAGGCAGGGGGCGTGGGCTTTTTGGATTTATTAAAAGTGTTTACCCAGGTAAAAGGCTTGAATTTGGTGGGAGTAGATATGAATGAATTATGCCCTGTCTACGATCCCAGCGGGGCCTCTACGTTACTAGCCTGTAAGCTGTTAAGGGAATTATTATTAACATTGGATCAGTGA
- the speE gene encoding polyamine aminopropyltransferase, with amino-acid sequence MDLWYTEYHTEMVRFSIKIDKQLVSMQSEFQRIDVFESYEFGRILVLDGYLMLTEKDEFIYHEMIVHPPLAVNPKIKKVLVIGAGDGGTIRELTRYESLEHIDMVEIDEMVVDVCKEYLPHISCRLKDPRVNIYYEDGLKFVRTKQNEYDLIIVDSTDPFGPGEGLFTKEFYGNCFKALSEDGILINQHESPYYPRDAYAMQRAHQKIKSIFPISKVYQIHIPTYSSGHWLFGFASKKYDPVTHIDQDWWNGLGLKTKYYNTEIHQGSFALPNYVKELLANA; translated from the coding sequence ATGGACTTATGGTACACAGAATATCATACGGAAATGGTACGTTTCTCCATTAAAATCGACAAACAATTGGTAAGCATGCAAAGTGAGTTCCAACGGATTGATGTCTTTGAGTCTTATGAATTCGGAAGAATCCTTGTTTTGGACGGTTACTTGATGCTGACAGAAAAAGATGAATTTATTTATCATGAAATGATTGTGCACCCACCCCTTGCCGTCAATCCCAAAATTAAAAAGGTGCTGGTGATTGGCGCCGGAGATGGGGGCACGATTCGGGAATTAACTCGTTACGAAAGTTTGGAGCATATTGATATGGTGGAAATTGATGAAATGGTGGTAGATGTATGCAAGGAATACCTGCCCCATATCTCCTGCCGTTTAAAGGACCCCAGAGTCAATATCTACTACGAGGACGGACTCAAATTTGTGCGAACCAAACAAAATGAATATGATTTAATTATTGTAGATTCAACGGATCCTTTTGGACCGGGTGAGGGTCTTTTTACCAAGGAGTTTTACGGAAATTGTTTCAAAGCCTTAAGTGAAGATGGCATCTTGATCAACCAACATGAGAGTCCTTATTACCCAAGGGATGCTTATGCCATGCAGAGAGCCCATCAGAAAATAAAATCCATTTTCCCCATCAGTAAGGTTTATCAGATTCATATCCCCACCTATTCTTCGGGACACTGGCTGTTTGGATTTGCTTCAAAAAAATACGACCCGGTCACCCATATCGATCAGGATTGGTGGAATGGTTTGGGTCTTAAAACCAAATATTATAATACTGAAATTCACCAAGGCTCTTTTGCCCTGCCCAACTATGTAAAGGAGCTGTTGGCCAATGCATGA
- a CDS encoding aminotransferase class I/II-fold pyridoxal phosphate-dependent enzyme, producing MIEKMLTQHNAPIYEALEKHMKNRVVPFDVPGHKGGRGNKELTDFLGANCLKLDVNSMKPLDNLSHPMSVIKEAQELAAEAFGANHSFFMVNGTTGAVQAMIMSCCKAGDKIIMPRNVHRSAINALVICGAIPIYINPGLNKELGIPLGMSVDDVKEAILTHPDAKAILVNNPTYYGICSNLQEIVTLAHNFGMMVLADEAHGTHFYFGEDLPVSAMAAGADMAAVSMHKTGGSLTQSSILLSGPKVNPDYVRQIINLTQTTSASYLLLSSLDIARKNLSLNGKEMFRKTVQFAQYARDEINKLTGYYAFSRELINHDTVFDFDITKLSIHTRKIGLAGIEVYDLLRDEYGIQIEFGDIGNILAIISAGDRALEIERLISALSEIKRLYSGDNRGMFDHEYIKPDVVLAPQHAFYSKTHAVPLEQSKGCISGEFVMCYPPGIPILAPGEKISEEVLAYISYAKEKGSFLTGTQDMEIENINVVEDI from the coding sequence ATGATAGAAAAAATGCTGACACAACATAATGCACCTATTTATGAAGCCTTAGAAAAACACATGAAAAATCGCGTTGTTCCTTTTGATGTGCCCGGTCACAAAGGGGGTCGGGGCAATAAAGAATTAACTGATTTTTTAGGGGCAAATTGTTTAAAATTAGATGTGAATTCCATGAAGCCCCTGGACAACCTCAGCCATCCAATGTCCGTTATTAAAGAAGCCCAGGAACTGGCAGCAGAAGCTTTTGGGGCCAACCACTCATTTTTTATGGTAAATGGTACCACCGGGGCAGTTCAGGCGATGATTATGTCCTGCTGCAAGGCCGGAGATAAAATTATCATGCCCAGAAATGTTCACCGGAGCGCCATAAATGCTTTGGTAATCTGCGGGGCGATACCGATCTACATAAACCCGGGATTAAATAAAGAACTGGGAATTCCTTTAGGCATGTCGGTGGACGATGTTAAGGAAGCCATTTTAACTCATCCGGATGCCAAGGCAATTTTGGTGAATAACCCAACATATTACGGGATCTGTTCTAATTTACAGGAAATTGTGACGTTGGCCCATAATTTTGGCATGATGGTCTTAGCGGACGAAGCCCATGGAACCCATTTTTATTTTGGAGAAGATTTACCGGTTTCCGCTATGGCAGCAGGGGCAGACATGGCGGCAGTGAGTATGCATAAAACGGGAGGTTCCCTGACCCAGAGCTCCATTTTGTTAAGCGGACCGAAAGTTAATCCGGATTACGTGCGGCAAATTATTAATTTAACCCAAACCACCAGCGCTTCCTATTTGCTCCTTTCATCCCTGGATATTGCCCGGAAAAATCTTAGTTTGAATGGCAAGGAAATGTTTCGTAAAACAGTGCAATTTGCCCAATATGCCCGGGATGAAATTAATAAACTGACCGGTTATTATGCTTTTTCCCGGGAATTGATCAATCATGATACCGTTTTTGACTTTGATATCACCAAACTTTCTATCCATACGCGAAAAATCGGTCTGGCCGGCATTGAGGTCTATGACTTATTACGGGATGAGTATGGGATTCAAATCGAGTTTGGGGACATTGGAAATATTCTGGCCATCATTTCTGCCGGTGATCGGGCATTGGAAATTGAACGTTTGATTTCTGCTTTATCAGAAATTAAACGCTTGTATTCAGGTGATAACCGTGGCATGTTTGACCACGAATACATTAAACCGGACGTGGTTTTAGCACCTCAACATGCATTTTACAGCAAAACACATGCTGTTCCTTTAGAGCAAAGCAAAGGCTGCATCAGCGGCGAATTTGTCATGTGTTATCCACCGGGCATTCCCATTTTGGCGCCGGGAGAAAAAATCTCTGAGGAGGTTTTAGCCTATATTTCCTATGCCAAAGAAAAAGGTTCTTTTTTAACAGGAACCCAGGATATGGAGATAGAAAATATCAATGTTGTGGAGGATATATAA
- a CDS encoding DsbA family oxidoreductase gives MGKGILYKLQKKYPLEVQWVGYELHPETPKEGIWLRDQFPNADLDMMKRNLNLAGKPYDVVFNKMERSSNTKLALAATEFAREKGKLWEFQDVVYQAYFGLGEDIGQLDIVLASAQKIGLDVGQLEKALQEEKYTSILKESHALGEKYHVEGIPTFIFENGKRIFGAERYEIFVKVLKELSER, from the coding sequence ATAGGGAAAGGTATTCTCTACAAGCTGCAAAAGAAATATCCTTTGGAAGTACAGTGGGTGGGATACGAACTCCATCCCGAAACCCCTAAAGAAGGGATCTGGCTTAGAGATCAGTTCCCGAATGCTGATCTTGACATGATGAAAAGGAATTTAAATCTGGCCGGTAAGCCCTATGATGTGGTATTTAATAAAATGGAAAGAAGCTCTAATACCAAATTGGCGTTAGCAGCCACAGAATTTGCCCGGGAAAAGGGGAAACTATGGGAGTTCCAGGATGTTGTTTATCAAGCTTATTTCGGGCTGGGAGAAGACATTGGGCAGTTGGATATTGTATTAGCATCTGCGCAGAAAATCGGCTTGGATGTTGGACAACTAGAGAAAGCCCTCCAGGAAGAAAAATATACGTCTATTCTTAAAGAATCCCATGCATTAGGCGAAAAATATCATGTCGAGGGCATACCCACCTTTATTTTTGAGAACGGAAAAAGAATTTTTGGCGCCGAGCGTTATGAGATTTTTGTCAAAGTGCTTAAAGAGCTTTCGGAAAGATAA
- a CDS encoding HDIG domain-containing metalloprotein — MQIKTDSMEKWYFEINDHLLNDPRPGEYLSRISQGQIFLQFPFTLLKKLKETKQSPQHHPEGSVWNHTLLVVNEAAQRRAQSKNARVLMWAALLHDIGKPDTTRERKGKITAYDHDKVGAELAREFLLALTDETNWIEEVVKLIRWHMQILFVVKNLPFADIKSMKKEVDIREVALLGLCDRLGRSNRNKAQEEETIQIFMQKSIRDGHQG; from the coding sequence ATGCAAATAAAGACCGATTCTATGGAAAAATGGTATTTTGAAATCAACGATCATCTGTTAAATGACCCCAGACCTGGTGAGTATTTAAGCCGGATTTCACAGGGGCAGATTTTTCTCCAATTTCCTTTTACTCTCCTGAAGAAATTAAAAGAGACGAAACAATCTCCCCAGCATCATCCGGAAGGTTCTGTTTGGAATCATACTTTGTTGGTGGTGAATGAGGCGGCACAAAGGAGGGCACAGAGCAAAAATGCCCGGGTTTTGATGTGGGCGGCTCTGCTCCATGACATTGGTAAGCCGGACACAACCAGAGAACGCAAGGGGAAAATAACCGCCTATGATCACGACAAGGTTGGTGCGGAATTGGCCAGGGAATTTTTGCTGGCATTAACAGATGAGACCAACTGGATCGAAGAAGTTGTTAAACTGATCCGGTGGCATATGCAAATTCTTTTTGTCGTAAAAAATCTGCCCTTTGCCGACATTAAGTCGATGAAGAAAGAAGTTGACATCCGGGAAGTGGCTCTCCTTGGTTTATGTGACCGTTTAGGACGATCAAATCGAAACAAAGCACAAGAAGAAGAAACGATTCAAATATTTATGCAAAAAAGTATCAGGGATGGCCATCAGGGATAA
- the sigK gene encoding RNA polymerase sporulation sigma factor SigK has product MGPEWAAILSLSMLKGLHCVFGYISNNAFPHPLSEEEETKTLEKFENGDEEARNLLIEHNLRLVAHITKKFESAGLDKDDLISIGTIGLIKAINTFNRGKGTKLATYAARCIENEILMHLRSTKNMRTEVSLYDPIGTDKEGNEVSLVDVLGTEGDLVLQSIESYYEQKELLEKVETLENRERFVLQSRYGLFNSLRRTQREIAKKLGISRSYVSRIEKKAIQKLTQELSKSGNSS; this is encoded by the coding sequence ATGGGACCAGAATGGGCAGCAATCCTGTCTTTATCGATGCTTAAAGGTCTGCATTGTGTTTTTGGATATATCAGCAACAACGCTTTCCCTCATCCTTTATCAGAAGAGGAAGAAACAAAGACGTTGGAAAAGTTTGAAAATGGTGATGAAGAAGCGAGGAATCTACTAATTGAGCACAATTTACGATTGGTTGCTCATATTACGAAAAAATTCGAAAGCGCGGGCTTAGATAAAGATGATTTGATTTCCATTGGAACGATTGGTTTAATCAAGGCCATCAATACCTTTAATCGGGGTAAGGGAACGAAATTAGCCACCTATGCCGCTCGGTGTATTGAAAACGAAATCTTGATGCATCTTCGTTCCACCAAGAATATGCGTACAGAAGTGTCTTTATATGATCCCATTGGAACGGATAAAGAAGGAAATGAGGTTTCTCTGGTCGATGTTCTGGGTACAGAGGGCGATTTAGTCCTGCAATCGATAGAATCCTATTACGAGCAGAAAGAATTATTGGAAAAGGTAGAAACCTTGGAAAACCGCGAGCGCTTCGTTTTACAATCCCGTTACGGACTTTTTAACAGTCTGAGACGGACCCAAAGGGAAATCGCTAAAAAGCTGGGTATTTCCCGCTCTTATGTGTCTCGCATTGAAAAAAAAGCCATTCAAAAACTTACCCAAGAATTAAGCAAGTCCGGAAACAGCTCTTAA
- a CDS encoding peptidoglycan D,D-transpeptidase FtsI family protein — translation MFFKQKRVLILYLLFAGTFLLLLGRLFQIQIIDGAKYAQQAVAQRQQTVNYVQFPRGQILDRKLRPLTNVEEQPAAVVFPLMMPEDRSEAASFLSSVLSLPVESVTNRLNGDPVVLKTGLSEAEVSLIEKTNLPGVYVLPVVPRYQRNWPAVHMIGNVGQISEEEYQQLKDREQDYQREDVIGKNGLERQYEEVLRGGESAKIAAMVDVHGQHVKGAGFTLIPDKIKSTDLPTHVVTTLDQDYQKITEEALEGYEGAAVVLDVWNGDILAIASSPEYDPSMSETPEGKDAYINKALQNYPPASVFKILIMLAALEEGLVQPEDQFICPGEITLPSGRKVSCWNQEGHGEITFAQGAAYSCNPVFIQAGLELGGEKILEYAGKLGLRDDKIIGYDLPLTSHFQFNNRVEGDLVNVIMGEKGVSLSPLLVAKLIAQVANGGFSITPRLVSELHNDQGEIVKEYPSTMGERIITEESTGAVKSVLHLAVEEGTGTAAQVPGIETAGKTGSSETAGVWFAGFAPLDVPKWAVVVFVQKGTSGGREAAPIFKEIIDRLARLEGMIQ, via the coding sequence TTGTTTTTTAAACAGAAGCGGGTCTTAATTCTTTATCTTCTTTTCGCCGGCACCTTTCTTTTATTGTTGGGCAGATTGTTTCAAATTCAGATCATTGATGGTGCCAAATACGCCCAACAAGCGGTGGCACAGCGTCAGCAAACCGTAAACTATGTTCAATTTCCCAGGGGTCAGATTTTGGATAGAAAACTTCGTCCTTTGACAAATGTCGAAGAGCAGCCTGCAGCCGTTGTTTTTCCCCTGATGATGCCGGAAGACCGATCTGAAGCGGCATCTTTCTTATCCTCTGTTTTGTCGCTTCCTGTGGAGTCAGTAACCAATCGACTGAATGGGGATCCGGTCGTGCTCAAAACCGGTCTTTCTGAAGCAGAAGTATCCTTGATAGAAAAAACAAACCTGCCTGGTGTTTATGTCTTACCGGTCGTTCCCCGCTATCAAAGGAATTGGCCCGCCGTGCATATGATCGGGAACGTGGGTCAGATCAGTGAAGAAGAATATCAACAGCTGAAAGACAGAGAGCAAGATTATCAGCGAGAAGATGTTATCGGGAAAAACGGCCTGGAGAGGCAATATGAAGAAGTGCTGAGAGGGGGTGAATCAGCAAAAATTGCCGCTATGGTTGACGTACATGGGCAACACGTAAAGGGGGCGGGCTTTACTTTAATTCCGGATAAAATAAAATCAACGGATTTGCCTACTCATGTGGTTACAACCCTGGATCAGGATTATCAAAAAATTACCGAAGAAGCATTGGAAGGTTATGAAGGAGCTGCCGTAGTTCTTGATGTTTGGAATGGAGATATTCTAGCTATTGCTTCCAGCCCTGAATATGATCCATCCATGTCAGAAACACCCGAGGGAAAAGATGCATATATTAATAAAGCATTACAAAATTATCCTCCCGCCTCGGTATTTAAAATTCTGATCATGCTGGCTGCCCTGGAAGAAGGCCTGGTGCAGCCGGAGGATCAATTTATCTGTCCGGGAGAAATTACCTTGCCTTCCGGACGCAAGGTATCCTGCTGGAATCAAGAGGGACATGGGGAAATCACTTTTGCCCAAGGTGCTGCTTACTCCTGCAATCCTGTTTTTATTCAAGCCGGATTAGAATTGGGTGGGGAAAAAATTTTAGAATACGCAGGCAAGTTAGGCCTTCGTGATGATAAAATCATTGGCTATGATCTTCCCCTGACTTCTCATTTTCAATTTAATAACAGGGTTGAGGGAGATCTGGTCAACGTAATTATGGGAGAAAAGGGAGTTAGCCTTAGTCCCCTGTTAGTTGCCAAACTCATCGCCCAGGTGGCCAACGGAGGATTCAGTATTACACCTCGCCTGGTATCTGAGCTTCATAATGACCAGGGGGAGATTGTAAAGGAATATCCCAGCACCATGGGAGAGAGGATTATTACGGAAGAAAGCACCGGTGCGGTAAAATCGGTTTTGCACTTGGCGGTAGAGGAGGGTACCGGAACAGCGGCTCAAGTACCGGGAATTGAGACTGCCGGTAAAACAGGTTCTTCTGAAACAGCAGGGGTATGGTTTGCCGGATTTGCACCTTTGGATGTGCCCAAATGGGCTGTGGTGGTATTCGTCCAAAAGGGTACTTCGGGCGGCAGGGAAGCTGCTCCAATTTTCAAAGAAATTATTGACCGTCTGGCCCGGCTGGAAGGAATGATTCAGTGA
- a CDS encoding DUF4911 domain-containing protein: MAESLNIWVRLDPQNIDVFNKIIEGYDNLALVTAIEPALGQLLVRVTPDTKKDTLRLLKHLPFPIEIVSES; encoded by the coding sequence TTGGCAGAAAGTTTAAATATTTGGGTCCGCCTTGACCCCCAAAATATCGATGTTTTTAATAAAATTATCGAGGGTTATGACAATTTGGCCTTAGTAACGGCCATCGAGCCCGCTTTGGGGCAACTTCTGGTACGGGTCACCCCGGACACAAAAAAAGATACCTTGCGTTTGTTGAAACACCTCCCCTTTCCCATAGAGATAGTATCGGAATCTTAA
- a CDS encoding peptidase U32 family protein yields the protein MQKPELLAPAGNLEKLYTAVRFGADAVYLGGKDFGLRAGAGNFSHEEMAQGIRFAHDQGVKVYVTVNIFAHNQDLEGLIPYIETLDALKIDGILVSDPGIFRLIRERFPQLAIHISTQANNTNWATALFWQEMGAKRIVLARELSIQEIREIRDKTTLELEAFVHGAMCISYSGRCLLSNYLTGRDSNQGDCAHPCRWNYRLMEEKRSGEYFPVEEDERGAYIFNSKDLCLVEQIPALIKAGVHSLKIEGRMKSSYYLATVVKVYREVIDAYWKDSVHFSFDKGWLEELGKVSHRHYTQGFAFKKPDAEDHRYETSAYVRSYDFIGQVLEYLPETGEMRVEQRNRMSVGDKIEILPPQGDFISWEIREMKNDQGEPIRHAPHPQQIVTMAAPAQKIPPCALIRRAH from the coding sequence ATGCAGAAACCGGAATTATTGGCCCCGGCAGGCAATTTAGAAAAACTTTATACCGCAGTTAGGTTTGGTGCCGATGCTGTTTATCTTGGAGGAAAAGATTTTGGTCTTCGGGCAGGGGCGGGCAATTTTTCTCATGAGGAGATGGCACAAGGGATCCGTTTTGCCCATGATCAGGGGGTTAAGGTCTATGTCACCGTCAATATTTTTGCCCATAATCAGGATCTAGAGGGCTTAATCCCTTATATTGAAACCTTAGATGCTTTAAAGATTGATGGCATTCTGGTTTCCGATCCCGGAATTTTTCGTTTGATCCGGGAAAGATTTCCCCAGTTAGCCATCCATATTAGTACCCAGGCCAACAATACCAATTGGGCCACAGCCCTTTTCTGGCAAGAAATGGGGGCAAAGCGTATCGTCCTCGCCCGGGAACTTTCCATTCAAGAGATCAGGGAAATCCGAGATAAAACGACATTGGAATTAGAAGCTTTTGTTCATGGCGCCATGTGCATTTCATATTCCGGGCGGTGTTTACTTAGCAATTATCTGACCGGTCGGGATAGTAACCAGGGAGATTGTGCCCATCCATGCCGCTGGAATTATCGGTTGATGGAAGAAAAAAGATCAGGGGAATATTTTCCGGTGGAGGAGGATGAAAGGGGCGCCTATATTTTCAACTCCAAAGATCTTTGCCTGGTGGAACAGATTCCAGCCTTGATTAAAGCTGGGGTCCATTCCCTGAAAATTGAAGGACGCATGAAAAGCTCCTACTATCTGGCTACGGTAGTCAAGGTTTATCGGGAAGTCATTGATGCCTATTGGAAGGATTCGGTGCATTTCTCCTTTGACAAAGGTTGGCTGGAGGAATTAGGGAAGGTGAGTCATCGCCATTATACCCAAGGTTTTGCTTTTAAAAAACCGGATGCCGAGGATCATCGTTATGAGACCTCTGCTTATGTGCGGAGCTATGACTTTATCGGGCAGGTATTGGAATATCTTCCTGAGACCGGGGAAATGCGGGTGGAGCAGCGTAACCGGATGTCAGTCGGTGATAAAATCGAAATTTTGCCACCTCAGGGTGATTTTATTTCCTGGGAAATCAGAGAGATGAAAAATGACCAGGGAGAACCCATTCGTCATGCTCCACATCCTCAGCAAATCGTGACTATGGCAGCTCCGGCGCAAAAAATCCCGCCCTGTGCCCTGATTCGCCGCGCACATTAG
- a CDS encoding O-methyltransferase: MEIVNRDILEMMTDDCAKNHVALIAPETASYLKLLIEWGNFRRILEIGTGLGYSTLIFAQAAAKQEGAVVTIERMPERVKRAREYFSLSGLQNIRSYAGDAQDVLPCLTDSFDFIFMDAAMGQYLDFFQLLFPKLAPGGLLIGDNVLFENLIFRDRYQIPRRRRTMQQRLRDFLNLVLGHSELSARLFSIGDGLVVCRRQLSVRDKMME, translated from the coding sequence GTGGAGATTGTCAATAGGGACATTTTGGAAATGATGACTGATGATTGTGCCAAAAACCATGTGGCACTAATTGCACCGGAAACGGCAAGTTATTTGAAGCTTTTAATAGAATGGGGTAATTTTCGGCGCATTCTGGAAATCGGAACGGGCCTGGGTTATTCTACCCTGATTTTTGCCCAAGCGGCCGCAAAACAAGAGGGCGCTGTTGTCACCATTGAACGGATGCCGGAGCGGGTGAAGCGGGCCAGAGAGTATTTCTCCTTAAGCGGTTTGCAAAATATTCGCTCCTATGCCGGGGATGCCCAAGATGTGCTTCCTTGTCTTACTGATTCCTTCGATTTCATTTTTATGGATGCGGCCATGGGGCAATACCTTGATTTTTTTCAGCTCCTGTTTCCAAAGCTTGCGCCGGGAGGACTGTTGATTGGTGATAATGTTCTTTTCGAAAATTTAATTTTTCGGGATCGTTATCAAATCCCCCGCAGACGCAGAACCATGCAGCAAAGATTAAGAGATTTTTTAAATCTGGTGTTGGGGCATTCCGAGCTATCTGCCAGATTATTCTCAATTGGAGACGGATTGGTGGTATGCCGACGCCAACTTAGCGTCCGTGATAAAATGATGGAGTGA
- the mltG gene encoding endolytic transglycosylase MltG, with amino-acid sequence MIIIITALAVFYTGIMLAPVPVHQEVSFQVPGQATTGDIAQILEDEGLIRNKLLFEMYIRFTGLDRKLKAGEYSFSGKITLTDIGAKLSRGQAQTDKVTIPEGYNVEQIALLLEEKGLADYDKFLEVTQSGDFSYPYLPPKNSEDRLEGYLFPDTYQIIPGWPEEKIVAMMLKRFDDVFLPEWHDRTQEMNTTIPEIVTLASIIEKEAKVEEDRPVIASVFYNRMKIGMHLESCATVQYALGEVKEVLLYEDLKIDSPYNTYLNGGLPPGPIANPGKDSLKAALYPAESNFFYFVAKPDGSHYFSRTLAEHNEGKRKY; translated from the coding sequence GTGATCATCATAATCACCGCTTTAGCGGTCTTTTACACCGGAATTATGTTGGCACCGGTTCCTGTGCATCAGGAGGTCTCCTTCCAAGTCCCCGGACAGGCTACGACGGGTGATATTGCCCAAATCCTTGAAGATGAGGGCTTGATTCGCAATAAATTACTTTTTGAAATGTACATTCGGTTCACAGGCTTAGACAGGAAATTAAAAGCAGGGGAGTACAGTTTTTCCGGAAAAATTACTTTGACCGATATTGGAGCAAAGCTTTCCCGGGGACAAGCTCAAACCGATAAGGTTACCATTCCGGAAGGATATAATGTAGAACAAATCGCCCTATTGTTGGAAGAAAAAGGATTAGCTGATTATGATAAGTTTTTGGAAGTTACTCAATCAGGGGATTTCTCTTATCCATATCTGCCACCTAAGAACAGTGAAGACCGTCTAGAAGGATATTTATTTCCCGATACTTATCAAATCATTCCCGGCTGGCCGGAAGAGAAAATTGTTGCGATGATGCTCAAAAGATTTGATGATGTTTTTCTCCCCGAATGGCATGATCGAACCCAGGAAATGAATACGACGATCCCTGAAATCGTTACTTTGGCTTCCATCATTGAAAAGGAAGCTAAGGTGGAAGAAGATCGTCCTGTTATTGCCAGTGTATTTTATAATCGCATGAAGATCGGCATGCATTTGGAGTCTTGTGCCACGGTGCAATATGCTTTAGGTGAGGTGAAAGAAGTTCTTCTCTATGAAGATCTAAAAATTGATTCCCCTTATAATACCTATTTAAATGGTGGACTGCCTCCCGGACCCATTGCCAACCCAGGGAAAGATTCCCTTAAAGCGGCCTTGTATCCGGCAGAAAGTAATTTCTTTTATTTTGTCGCCAAACCTGACGGTTCTCATTATTTCAGCCGAACATTAGCGGAACATAATGAAGGAAAAAGGAAATATTAA